Genomic segment of Eupeodes corollae chromosome 2, idEupCoro1.1, whole genome shotgun sequence:
TAAATGTACATATTCCGTCACTAACAAAACACCGCAAttgaaaaagaataagaaatcaaatattttaatatctttcaaacaaaatattgtctgAAGTTTAAAGTATGGCTTTAAGTTACATTAAGTTTGAATTTCCgttccaaaatttgtaaaaaattgaatactaTGACATCAAGAAGCCTATGTATAGTTAAATTATTCGTTTCATTAAAATAACTcaactttagttttggtgggtTTTATGTAcgtaacttttttaacatcatttcctaaatgtaaattttaatttattaaattaatttaaacatttttgcagAGCTTTGGGGCAttcttaaaaacatatttcttgTAAACGATATGGTTGGTATCTGATAAATCATTGCAATTCAAAAAGTGAAtaggtaaaatttaattcagaatAAAAGGATTCTAAACAATCTTAACCAATAACATATgtaggtattatttttaacttatttaaaattgatgtttacatttatttttgtttttggtaaataGTAAAATCGtttaatgtatatatataattttaaaacctttctATCCGAATACATTTACAGTACATTTAacacttattcaaaaaatttaaatttattgttggtATTATTTGGACGTTAATATGGTTGCACATTATTATGAATGTGTCTTTTTTTAGGTTATAACACACACAGTCTACAAAATTAACAGAAACCATCTTCCGAAAGGTTTTCAGATTGCTTTAATCTAATAGtacaaaaataccattttttagGAATAAATGTAACTATTAGAATCGAAATCAAAACATTTAGAAAACTGAGGTTTCTGTTACAAAAATTGCTATGACCAGTGATGATTTAGTTTAAACTATCTGTTTATCAGACATTATGATTACAAAgatatgtttcttttatttttttaatttacttgtaTTAGGTACTTACAaacagaacaaatatttttaaaagatttctttattttttaatataactttTGCCTTTAAGAAGTAACTATTTATGTGTTTAACTTTTGattcctagttttttttttttaaatcaaacaaatatcaacattttacttTACAAAAGGTACATTTGTGAATCCATTAGTCATCGTTTAATAAGGCTGGATTAATTAATACGACTAATTAAATATCATAAAttactttagttttttaaacattttcatcatttatataaattgacaaaaatgtttaaataattaaggAATTCTTTTAAGacaattattgttgttttatggaaatattttatgttttggtttttgtttatttaacttattgTAAAattatctaatttatttatttcaattgaaaagttttaaatctgttaaataaatttaaacacaacCATGACACGGAGTATTAATGTAAaagtatgtaggtatattttttaagacattATACAGTTTTGTATCGAttgaaaaagacattttttatcgATTTGAAGCGACAAGTGTTACATAAGAAGGTATTATGAAGATAAAACtttgtttaagtttgttaaggtAGGTACTTcaacattatatttaaatagttctaacttaaacaaaataaaacgggTGTTCCTTTCTCGTTGCCCAGTATTTtctcatttatataaaattataccaAAGTAACGTTTTATTCAGTTTCGAAAAATAGGCTATTTAAGTTACTCATGTAAATAAAACTAAGTGAAAATTGCGTAAAATAATAACCTTGTTTGAAAAAAGTCCCTAAAAGGctgtacaaacttttttttgagttgatgtaatattttaaatcaaatataaaaaaattaaatttaaactttgaaagCTTGTTTTAGGGTAAATTGAACCTAAATCcgtccatttaatgttttatgaaaTCTAAAATTCCTAACGAAatacattaatattttaaaatcgttcttaaattaaattatatctgaaatatgtttgttttctaaattattgTGCTATGTTCTCTTTTTGGTATTATTGTCATTTTTGAGTACGAATGTAATTATTGTCTTTTGACCACTTTTTCGGTGGTATTTATGttacattgttgttttttttgtttattaattattatatttaaattattattcttcttcttcgagTGCCTTCTCAGGAAGACCATATTTAGGACAACACATTCCTTCCGTTCCAtccatattaaaacaaaatatacttctttCTATATCTGTAGGTTCATGAGGGACAATTCCATGGACTTCTCTTAGTTCTTCACTTGGGAACCAAGATGGATCGGTGTCTTCGACTATTTTAACACCACACaatcttaaatataaattttaaatatgagtAGTTATCACAAGTTGTAATTTCTGACTAACTTACCGACATATTGCAACTAAGGGAATCCATAAGATTGACGACATTATGAGACACAGTGCTACTACAATACACCAATGAGGCCATTCCATTTGTTCAGTGGCACCCAAAGCTCCTATCCATGCTGGATAACTGCTGCCGTTTGTGATAAGCTGGAAAAATGAAGCTGCCAAAATTGAAATCATAGCAATAGGTGATATATATTTCCAGCATAACATCCAATACAATGAGGGTCTTGATCCGGTCATCATTTCAATGTCATCAGAAaatctaaaaatgaattattttgtgTTCAAGTTAACTTTTCCTTAAAAGCTCATAGGCAATAAAACCTTCGCACTCCATAAATGTAACTTATAGAAAGACACTCTGACAGTGCAATGATGAGAAGTGGAAAGTTGCCAGCAAAACTATCCATCAGTTGAAATATATAACTCCCCGCTCCGTTTGCAAAGCACATGGAAATCATACAACACGAGGTGCAAAGAACCTTAATTGTTAAAAGtatgaatcttttaaaaaatgaatcgatataaaattgattaaataccATACCCCGATTATGTACTCCTTAGAGAGATTTGGAAATAGTTTCATGTCAACTAGCGACGTAACAACGCCCTCTAGGGTTCCAAATTGTGAATCAATTCCTAGCGTAAATAACATAAGGAAAAATAATACGGCCCAAATTTGTGCTCCAGGAAATTGATTTATAGCTTCGGTGAAGATGATAAATGCTAAACCTGTACCGGAAGCACTCTATCaagaaaatacaattatttagtaCCTTTAATTTGAATTCGGCTATCAAAAAACTTACATTGGCAAGTTCCTTTTGCAAATCACATTCTGGTAATTcgacatttgttttattattggaAAGGATATGAAGTCTTTCTTCTGTACAACGATCAAAAGTTGCATGCGCCTTGAAACCAATAATCGAAAATACAACAACGCCGGCAAACATGGAAGTACCACAATTGGTAAGTGACACAAGTATAGCATCTCGATAGCAATTATTATTTGCTGGATTATAGGAACTGAATGCAATTAAGCCGCCAAATGCTAGACCAAGGGAGAAGAATATTTGTGTGCCAGCTTCTAGCCAAACAACTGGATCTAAAAGCGTCTCCCAGCGTGGTGTGAAAAGATGTTTAACACCGTCTGATGCACctattcaataaattaaactactataaagttttccaataaaaagttTCATTGTGAACTTTAACATTTgtagctgtcatattttgacatttgacaattaaaaactcaattACTACTAAAAATAGTAACTGTTACAATTTACTACAAGAAGGTACTTTAAGGTCTATTGATTCAGGACCTAAAAGATGATATTCTTGAAGCTTCCGAGGACATAAACTTATTGGTCAtggaaagttttatgaaaagaatACTTTGATGCAACCTAAGCCTTGAGGGAGAGTTTACaaattaagttttcaattttaaattgcataactttttattttctatataatGTAAGCAATGAAAAAATACAAGCTTATTTTGAGAAAccctatattttatttattaaaaaaaataatatttgataaagTAATAGGAAATAGGTGTAAAAAACCAGAAGCCTAAaggaattatttaaatgacTCATAGCCGCCAGAAACCACATTTAAACTAAGTCAGACTGTTTGACAATATTGGGTCAATATAGCATTCACGCAACTTTTATAATGACAGtgatttgtttaacaattttttttttgcaagaacaTATGGACTTTAAAAGGTAATGTTGTTTAGTTAATGACTGAAGTTCAATTGCTTGctttttattcttcaaaatagtaataaaaacatttcatttcgaattatcatataaaaactttaaatttcaagtAACACTATGCCAATCTCCAATccaacttttattttagtgGGGGAAGTTAAGTTTTTAGTCATTCcatatatttaatttagtttatagtttttaaaacattacttACCTTTTAGAGTAATTCCacggaagaagaaaataatcaaCACTACATAGGGAAAAATTGCAGTCATGTAGACGATTTTTCCAGAAGATGTTATACCCTGCACCATACAAATATACACCAAGAACCACGAGACCAATAATGCTATAGCCATAGCATAGTTAAAACTTTCAGGCTCATTGACACTCTCCGAACATTGTAAAGTTGAACGATACCAATAGTACTGCGTAGGTGATGACgcctttttaaaaacaattaaaataaagtatacaattgaaattttaaaatatttataacttaaGTCAGTTaacatgtatttaaaatatacagACCACACATTCCGGCTCATGATCATAAGTATAATTGCTATACAGTCGAGTTGGACATTCAGCCCAAGGTAAAGGCGATTCGAAGCTATGTAAAAGGTAAATTAAACACCACGCTATAATCGTGTTGTAATACAATGCTACAATGTAGCTTACAACAGCCGATGAGATACCAATTCCAGCCAAATATGGAGATACCTAGAAGAAGCGATGAAgaatcgcaaaaaaaaaaacaaaaattcttgtaACAATCATCGACAAATTTTGCTACCAACAAgagtgttttatgttttttaagacTCACTTGACTCCAGACACCGATAGCACCTTTACGCAGTCTTTGTCCAATGGCAAGTTCCAGGTAAAACATAGGTATTCCTTGAATACACAACATGATAAAATATGGTACCAGAAATGCTCCACCGCCGTTCTTTTGTGCCAGATATGGGAATCTCCATACATTGCCTAGACCAACCGCATAGcttgaaaaagaagaaacaaaacacaGCACCATGAGTCATATCCAATCCATTGCTCTATGatagtacatatataaattatttaagatacATACCCTATAGTAGCTAGGAGGAACATTACTTTATTGTCCCAACTTTCTCTTTCATCCTCGCCTTTTTCTTGAACGATATCATCGACGACGACAGCTGCAGGAGGCTTTGCTGCATAATTATCCGTCTCATCAGGTTCTGGTTCATCCAGAATAATATCTGATATGAATGCTTGATTCGTTGCACCATATAGTGGTGGATGGCTAGAATGACCATGGCCGTGTTCATTTTTTACTAAACGTCCTCGAAGTTCCTATAATAGgacaaaagtttttgttttttttttttattgtaaacacGTATTTTATATTGCTTGATATGTGACGTATCAATACGCAGAATTGATGTAACCGACTACGATGTTGGTCATAAAATActagaaaatgttgttttaatataaacaagaaTGGATTTTTGAGAACATGAGCGGAAATCTGACTCAAAAAATTTTTATAGCCACAAATAAATTCAAGAActcacttaaaataattttttgtcaaaattattttttctttcaaattgaaatcaatgttTTGGATCTAAACCACGTTTTCCTATACTAACTTTATACCTccctaaaaatgaaaaatgcctacgaataagaatttttaacaaaatttcaatgtcTTAATCTTCTCGAAATGTTTAGAAATAGAGGAATAAAAATAGGCTAGAAAAAATCTGCTTGAAAAagtctaaacaattttaaatcctTTCTTTCACTACCAAACTTAACCTACCTACCATACTCACATTGCTTTATTTAATACAGGGTGGGTCATCATGTGGTTTCTTTTAAAACCAAATGTTATTTTGACACTGAATACTAAAAATCCATATATTTAGAATAGGCagattcagacaacataagggactttatttgcagtgaacttcattctttgaacgtaaattttgaccaaggcaactaaacttagttttttaagtgtgatgaatttcaaattcggattcagaactttacttcgcaaaccgtTACtgcagaaaataaacaaatcaaagagTAATAAAGattagctttcagttgaatgtcattttgatagaagtagacttaacttgatagtaagggataatttttttgactaacttttcagtcaactttccattaaagttgccttaattagaAGGTAATTTTTGGGCAGCTGGCCAATCGGAgcctagaaacttgccttactttcaaatcCCTTGCGGTGTCTGAACCTGCCAAATGTCAGCAGTGAGTAGTTTTACGTTGGCAAATATTGAAGcattattttgaaagtgaatGCTTTGCATGTTTTTAAGCACCCAAGGTTCTTTCAAACAAACTAAGAGTGTAAGACTTAATTCACGAATaaagattttggattttttttaatttaaaggtcCTATTGACTCCAGTAATGAAAGGTACGCTACTATCGAGCTGTTAgattagaaaataataattttgagaaaaaatgtcttttttgaaTAGGCGAATTTTCAATTCAGCGGTTAcgacaaaatttccaaaatcatATTATGACCCGTCTTGACTATGTCATATGACCATTTTGGAGCTACCATTTAATACCTTTGGACTTTTTTGTGTGGTAGCCGTAAAGGGCTAATGTTATGCAAACAATCCGGAAACGAGTCAAACACTTAAGGCCAATATTAAGGCCACAGCGAAATCAGGTGAGGCAAACATCACTGTACTCTATAATATTTattgagaatattttctttaactaGATTAGCTATAAAACAttgacaaaattaagttttcttaatttgcgttacctttttttataattaaacaaaataaaataaggaacaGCAAACAAGAGTGCAAAGGT
This window contains:
- the LOC129945632 gene encoding sodium-dependent neutral amino acid transporter B(0)AT3, coding for MANTAQLLRRQSSRDIPLKTQKSIDNLELRELRGRLVKNEHGHGHSSHPPLYGATNQAFISDIILDEPEPDETDNYAAKPPAAVVVDDIVQEKGEDERESWDNKVMFLLATIGYAVGLGNVWRFPYLAQKNGGGAFLVPYFIMLCIQGIPMFYLELAIGQRLRKGAIGVWSQVSPYLAGIGISSAVVSYIVALYYNTIIAWCLIYLLHSFESPLPWAECPTRLYSNYTYDHEPECVASSPTQYYWYRSTLQCSESVNEPESFNYAMAIALLVSWFLVYICMVQGITSSGKIVYMTAIFPYVVLIIFFFRGITLKGASDGVKHLFTPRWETLLDPVVWLEAGTQIFFSLGLAFGGLIAFSSYNPANNNCYRDAILVSLTNCGTSMFAGVVVFSIIGFKAHATFDRCTEERLHILSNNKTNVELPECDLQKELANSASGTGLAFIIFTEAINQFPGAQIWAVLFFLMLFTLGIDSQFGTLEGVVTSLVDMKLFPNLSKEYIIGVLCTSCCMISMCFANGAGSYIFQLMDSFAGNFPLLIIALSECLSISYIYGVRRFSDDIEMMTGSRPSLYWMLCWKYISPIAMISILAASFFQLITNGSSYPAWIGALGATEQMEWPHWCIVVALCLIMSSILWIPLVAICRLCGVKIVEDTDPSWFPSEELREVHGIVPHEPTDIERSIFCFNMDGTEGMCCPKYGLPEKALEEEE